The sequence TTCCGAACTGGCGGTCACGGCAGGGGCGTCATTTGTGGCGAGGGGGACAGTCTATCATGTTCCCCAGCTCGACCGGCTGATCGAACAGGGGATCAGAAAGACCGGCTTCAGTGTGATCGAGGTCATTTCCAATTGCCACGTGCAGTATGGTCGGCGCAACGAGATGGGGGATCCGGTAACAATGCTGAACTGGATGAAAAAAAGCGCGGTCTCGGTGAAGAGCGCGGCAGGGAAGACAGAAGCCGAGATGGCGGGACGGTTCTCCATTGGTGTGCTGGCTGACCTTGATAAACCAAACTATCTTGAGGAATACGACAAGATCAGGCAGAGAGCGGCTCAAAACCACATCCGGGTAAATGAGGAATCTACAGAGGGGAAATGTTGAACTCTCCTAAGAATCAAGACAATGAACGTTACGAAGTGCGTCTGAGCGGGTCCGGCGGCCAGGGGATTATTCTGGCCTCCGTTATTCTGGCCGAAGCAGTTGCAATCCATGAAGGGTTACAGGTCAGCCAGAGCCAGAGCTACGGACCTGAAGCCCGTGGCGGCAGGTGCAAGGCCGAAGTGGTGATCAGCAGGAAGGAGATTGACTATCCGCGGGTTCTGAAGCTCGACATGCTGCTCGCCATGACCCAGGAAGCGTGTGACGCCTACTTTTTTGATTTCAAACCGAACGGACTGCTGCTGGTTGATTCAACGTTTGTCGAGCAGCTGCCGACGAGCCGAGCAGTGGCCATCCCCTTTACCCGTATTGCCCGTGATGAAATCGGCAAGGTGATGACCGCGAATATGGTCGCGTTGGGGGCAATGGCCCATTTCTGTCCGCTGGTAAGGATCGAGAGTGTGGAAAAGGCGGTGATGTCCCGGGCTCCTCGGGGAACAGAGGCCCTGAACAGAAAGGCTTTTCAGGCCGGAGTTGCTGCCGCATCCGACACGGATCTCGCCAGATTGCCGAAATCAATTGTCCCGGATCAGGAAGAGGAGGTCTGAATCGGTGGGCTTCCAGGTTTTTTGCTTTGTGGAAATAATATGCTGGTAATCAGATAAAAACATCAGAGAGGAGAACGAAATGAACAATGAGATCAGTTTGAACAGGGGCGTTGTGATGGCGGTTTTGTGTCTTTCGATGCTTTTTTATGCTTCCTTTGTCTTTGCCGCACCACAAGTGGTTGAACTTGAAGGGGTCGGCTATAACGTCAGCCATTCGCTGAACGACAACCTGAAAGCCTTTACCGGTAAAAAAGTATATGTGACTCTTGATTCCGGCAAGACCCTCGCCGGAACAGTAAAGGGTGTGGGTGAACATCTCCTTCATCTTGAGAAGATCGAGGGCAAGGAATATTTTGATGCCCTGATCCGTATTGAGGAGATTGGTGCGATTGATGTAAGATTCCGCGAACAGAAACGCTGATTTGGGTGATGCAGTATGGAGATAATAAAACGAAATCATTAGATAATATCCATATCGATCCCGGGGCGGATCAGGCTGAGTCAGAGGCCAACTTTAAAGTGTATCATGATCTGATGCAGAAAAAGGTGCGTGAGATTCTGCTGGTCCTGAGCCCCTATGACGCGTTTATCCTCGAAGAGGACGGCAGCCTGGCCTCACGGGTGATTGATGAGTATCATGGGCTGAACCTCAGCAATCCTCCCCGGATGACCAATGTTTCATCAGGGCGCGAAGCTTTGCAGATCATTCAGGAGAGACCCTTTGATCTGGTCATCACCATGCCCATGGTTGTCGACATGGACGGTTTTACTCTGGGCAGGGAGATCAAGGCCCTGAAGAGTGCCCTGCCGGTTGTGCTTTTGACCCATAACCTCCGGGCGGGGTATCCCCTTCCTGATCACATCGACCTCGGCGGAATCGACAATTTTTATATCTGGACTCATGACCCTGATCTGCTTCTGGCCCTGATCAAAAATGTCGAGGATCATCTGAATGCTCCTGCCGACACGGTTGCCGCCAAAGTTAGAATCATCCTTCTGGTTGAAGATTCACCTCATTATCTCTCCTATTTCCTGCCGTTTCTGTACAAGGAAGTAGTCCGCCAGACCCAGGCGGTACTTGACGAAACCCTGAACCAGGAGCATCGGCTTCTGAAGATGCGGGCCAGACCGAAAATTCTGGTGGCAAAGAACTATGAGGAGGCGGAAAACATCTACCTGAAGTTTCGTTCTTTCATCCATGGGGTGATTTCCGATACCCGATTTTCCCGTGACGGGGCTATGGATGATCATGGAGGCAGACGACTCCTGTCGATGATCAGAAAGGAAAATCCTGATCTGCCGTTACTTCTCATCAGTTCAGACTCCTCGAACAAAGCTGCGGCGGAGAGTATTCCGGCCGTTTTTCTCGATAAAAACAGTCATGGGCTCACCGGAGAATTGCACCAGTTTTTCCTGAATCATCTGGGATTTGGTGATTTTGTCTTCAAGATGCCTGGTGGTAAAGTGCTCGGCAGCGCCGGCAGCCTGTACAGTTTTGAGAAAATGATCGCCGATATCCCGGATGAATCTCTGGCCTATCACGCGGAGCGGAGTCATTTTTCAAACTGGATCATGGCCCGGGCGGAGGTTTCCATGGCCTCCAGATTGCGTGAGGTCAGGGTGTCGGATTTCGCCACCATTGAGGAGATGCGCAGGTATCTGGTCTCCTCGATCAATTCACTCCGGCGCTTTCGCCAGCAGGGAGTTGTCGCCGGTTATTCCGCCCACGAATTCGACAGCGAGATCATGGATTTTGTCACCATCGGCAAAGGCACGATGGGCGGCAAGGCCCTTGGTCTTGCTTTCATGTTGAGCAGGCTCAGGTTGAAGTGCCTTAAATGTCAGGGAGAGGGATTGCGGGTCAGGATTCCCCGGACCTTCGTGATCACGACCGGCAACTTTGATGATTTTGTCGAGAAGAACAATCTGAGATGTTTTCGGGACAATGATATCGATCATGAGATTGCCATCGCTTTTCGGCAGGCGGCGCTTCCTGATGAACTTGTCAAAAATCTGTCCGACATCCTTGACCGGATCAATTTTCCACTGACTGTCAGATCCTCAAGCACTATGGAGGATTCCCACTTCCGCCCCTTTGCCGGCCTTTATGCAACCTATATGCTACCCAATAACCACCCGGATCATCAGGTGCGGCTGAAGCAGTTGTCCGATGCCGTCAAGCTTGTCTATGCGTCGGCATATTTCAGCGGGCCAAAGGCTTTCGCCCAATCGGCCAGGCTGCCGGGAAAGGATGGGATGGGGATCATTATCCAGGAACTGGTGGGCAAGGTGCACGGGGATTATTTCTACCCTGCGGTTTCCGGGGTGGCGATGTCGCAAAATTATTATCCGGTGGGCAAGATGAATCCGGAGGATGGGGTGGTCCAGATCGCTCTCGGTTTCGGCAAAACGGTGGTTGAGGGTGAAAAAAGCTTGCGCTTCTCCCCGCGGTATCCGGGCCTGTTGCCCCAGTTTTCAACGGTTGATGATATCCTTGAAAACAGCCAGCGCTTCTTTTATGCACTGGATATGAAGGAGTCGGAAGAGATCGGTATGAGGGATTCGAACCTGGTCAGGCGGGAAATCGTCACCGCCGGCGAGGAAAGACCGGTGCTCTTGCTGTCAAGCACCTATTCCCCTGAGGAGCACCGAATACGGGACAATCAGGGGAAGGGGCTGAAGGTTCTGACCTTCGCCGCACTGCTGAAGTTTGACGATACTCTCCCCAGAGCATTAGACGAACTGCTTGAGGATGGGCGCAGAGGCATGGGGTGTGCCGTTGAGATTGAGTTTGCCGCCGAATTAAATGATCAGGGGGTGCCGGAGGAGATCTGCTTCCTGCAGATCAGGCCGATGGTGACGGGAAGCGAGAGCTTTGATGTCGATATAACGGAAGAGGAGATCAGCCGCGCTTTCTGTGTTTCCGGCCAGGCGCTGGGGCATGGGAAAACCGAAAATATTGCGGATATTATTGTTGTCAAACCAGAGCGGTTTGCCCCCGGAAAAACGAGAGAGATCGCGAAAGAGATCGGGGAGCTGAACAGAATCCTGACCGGGAGTGAGAGACCATATCTGCTGATCGGCCCCGGACGGTGGGGGTCCAATGATCCTTTGCTCGGCATTCCGGTCCGCTGGGCCGATATCTCGGGGGTCGGGGCGATGATTGAACTGCGCAATGAGACCCTGAAGGTTGACCCTTCCCAGGGGACGCATTTCTTCCAGAACATCACTTCCCTGGGGATCTGTTATGTCACGGTGACTGAAGGGAAGGATCGTCTCGACTGGGACTGGTTGTCACATCTGGAAACGATTCAGGAGACAAAATTTCTCAGGCAGGTCAGACTTGAAGAACCGTTTGTAATGAAGCTCAATGGCCGGGAATCCAGGTGTGTGATGTACCTGAACAGGCGGGCTTGATTGCTTGTCGCTATGGGTGTTTTTCTACGAAATTAGAGCAAGATGCTTCAAGTGTTGCAGGTTGTTTGTGAACGGAAATCGGCGACTTTCACGGAGCTCGGAACATTTGGTCAGCGGGGGAGATGGCAATGATTGATATCATGGAATTGATCAGGGACCGGGATCCGGCCCAGGGAGCGTTTCATCAGGCGGTTCAGGAGGTCCTTGACTCGGTGAAACCGGTTCTTGACCGGAATCCCTCATATCGAGTGGAAGGGGTTTTGGAACGGATCACCGAACCGGAGAGGGTGATCATGTTCAGGGTTCCCTGGCAGGATGATCAGGGCGAGGTCCATGTCAACCGTGGCTTCCGGGTCGAGATGAACAGTTCCCTCGGGCCTTATAAGGGTGGATTGCGGTTTCATCCTTCGGTTCGGCTGGGGATTATCAAATTTCTGGCCTTTGAGCAGGTGTTCAAGAATGCCCTGACCACTCTTGCCATGGGTGGCGCCAAAGGGGGATCGGACTTTAATCCGAAGGGACGAAGCGATCGAGAAGTCATGCGTTTCTGCCAGGCGTTCATGGCGGAGCTGTTCAGGCATATCGGCCCGAACACCGATATCCCGGCGGGTGATATCGGGGTCGGGGCCCGTGAGATAGGGTACCTTTTCGGGATGTACAAGAAGCTCGCCAATGAGTTCACCGGGGTCATCACCGGCAAGAGCCTGAGCTGGGGCGGGTCGTTGATCCGCCCTGAGGCTACAGGCTACGGGTGCGTTTACTTCGCGGCGGAAATGCTTGCCACGAGGAGGGAAACTTTTGACGGCAAGGTCTGCCTGGTCTCCGGCTCCGGCAATGTCGCCCAGTTTACGGCCGAGAAACTGATCCAGTTCGGCGGCAGGGTGGTCACCCTTTCCGATTCTTCAGGCTATATCTATGATGAAGAGGGAATCGATGATGACAAGCTGGAATATGTGAAGGAGCTGAAAAATATCCGCCGAGGCCGGATCATGGAGTATGTTGCCCGGTATCCACAGGCGGTTTATTTCGCGGTGGAACCTGGCAGGACCGCCAATCCGCTCTGGGGGCACAAGGCTGATTGCGCCTTTCCCTGTGCCACCGAAAACGAGTTGAACGGGCTGGATGCCGGGAATCTCATCAATAACGGGGTCATTCTGGTCTGTGAGGGGGCCAATATGCCTTCGACTCCGGAGGCGGCAGATCTTTTTCAGGACAGGCGAATCCTCTATGCTCCGGGTAAGGCGGCCAATGCGGGAGGGGTGGCGGTTTCCGGCCTTGAAATGGCCCAGAACAGCATGCGTTTGAACTGGCCCCGTGAAGAGGTTGAAGGGAGGCTGAAAATCATCATGAAATCAATCCATGCTACCTGTCTGGAGGCGGCCGAAGAGTATAGTGCGCCGGGGAATTATGTGGTCGGAGCCAATATTGCCGGATTCACCAAGGTAGTGAACGCCATGCTCGATCAGGGCCTGGTATAATGTATTCCTTAGATTGGAGTGGAGATCTGCAGGTTTATGATTTGACAATTACTTGATTTTACTGTTCATTTTGTTATAGATATTTTTGTCTGTTGGCATCCTCATAATTGCATGCACAGGGAAGGCTATGGTTGTTATCGCAGAGGTGACATTCCCCATTGAATGTCTTAAGAAAACGGTTGAGATTCTGATGCAGCTCGAGCCGATGCCGAAGACCATCGAAATGGTCGGCCCGTTCTTCAGAACCGGAGGAGACGGCAAGATTCACGCGATCTCCTATTATCACATTGATAAGTACGATGGAGACAAAGACGCCAAGGATTTGATCAAGGAACGGTATCTGAGCTTCGGGAGTATTCCTAACTTTGTCTTTGAAGTCCACTACTGGCGCACGGTTGATGACTCACTCGCCACCTGGATCGGCTGAGAATTGATCAACAATCCATTTGTGATTTTCCAACAGAGCTTCGGCTCTGTTTTTTTTTGCCGCAAATTGATATTTGCCTTATGCTTGTTGGTTTTTGTGGATATATTCAGGGACTGCTTATCGGGGATATGTGCCATGAGCATGTGCCGGGAAATGTTGTCCTCCTCAAGGGAGTTTGAAAAGAATATATTCAGGGTGCATTTCCGGCAGCTCGGATTGAGGTGGTCCGTTGCCTGCCGGGGGAAGTTTCAATTATTGCGAATCGGGAGTTTGGTCTGATGAAGAACAGGTTGCTGTTGCCAGAGGTGTTGTTGCTGATAGTGCTGATTGCTGTGGCGGGTTTTCCGGCCTTTGCTCAGGCGGAGGAGAGCAAATCCGAGAATGGCAAACCCTCAGGCCCGCCGCCGGCCAAGGTGGTGGTGAGCAAAATCTCCCGGCAGCAGGTGTTTGAAAACAACTCTTTCATCGGCACCCTGTACTACGATCGCACCAGCCACGTCTCTTCGGAAGTTTCCGGTCTTGTTGAAACCGTAGCGGTCAAGGTGGGAGATCTGGTGAAACGGGATGCCCAGCTGATCAGGATCGACACTGAAATGCTCGGCAAGGAGATCGACCTGAAGCATGTCGATATCGAGAAGATCACGCTCAAAATCGAGAATGCCGAAAAGAACTACCGTCGTCAGGAAAGCCTGTTTGAAAAAGACGGAGTCAGCGAAAAGCTCTACGATGACGCCCGTTTTACCTACCAGGACAGTCTGAAAGAGAAGCAGACCGCTGAACTTGAGCTGTCAAAACTGCTGCTCGCCAAAAAGAAAAGCATCATCAGGGCGCCGTATCCCGGAGTGATTCTGGAGAAAAATGTCGATTCCGGCGATTGGGTCCAGCAGGGAAGGGCGTTGGTCCGCATTGCCTCAACCGAAGACCTCTATGTCCGGGTGCCGGTGTCGGAAAACCTGCTCACTTACTTTAAGGCGGGCCAGGAGGTTCCGGTCCGGATTATCGCCTATGACAAGGAGGTTCCCGGGATTATCGAGGATTATGATCCGGTAGCCGATGCCCAGACCAAGAACGTTTTTCTGAAAGTAAAAATCCCGGCCCAGGAGAAAGTGGCGGAGAACATGTCGGCATCGGTCTATGTGCCGACCAGTGAAAAAAAGGAACTGGCCATTATTCCAAGGGACGCCCTGATCAAAATGCAGGGTCAGGACTTTGTCTATACGGTCCAGGATGACAAGGCGGCAATCATGCCGGTCCGTATTGTCACCTACCTCGGCAACAAGATCGGGGCAGATAACCCTTCTTTTACTGAAGGGATGGTGGTGGTTGTCGAGGGGAATGAACGGTTACGGCCGGATCAGCCGGTGGTGGTGGCTGGAGAAAAATAATGGATATCGTTCGGAGTTCAATCGAAAAACCGGTCGGGGTAACGGTTGCGGTCATCCTGGTGGTGATGTTCGGCCTGATCGGCCTGAACAAGCTGCCCGTCCAGCTGACTCCTGATGTGGAAAAGCCGAAGATCACCGTCAGCACCGTCTGGCCCGGCGCGACCCCGTACGAGATCGAGAAGGAGATCGTCGAGAAACAGGAAGAGGTCCTGAAGGGCTTGCGGGGGTTGACCAAGCTGGAAAGTGAAAGTTTCAACGGATACGGCACCATCACCCTGACCTTCGAACTGGAGACCGATCTCGATGACGCCCTGCTGCGGGTCTCCAACAAGATGAACGAGGCCTCTGACTATCCGGAGAACGTGTTGCGGCCGAAAATTGAAGCCGCCGGGGCCCAGAGTTCGCCGGTGATCTGGATGATGCTCAAGACCAAACCGGAGAGCGAAAAACATATCAACAACTACAAGACCTTCTTCGAAGACAATGTCCGGCAGCATATGGAGCGGGTCAAGGGGGTCGGTTCGCTCCTGGTTTTCGGCGGCACCGAAGACCAGTTGCATGTGGTGATCGATACCGAAAAGATGGCGCGGCACAAGGTGACCATCAATCAGGTGATCGGCGCCAT is a genomic window of Pseudomonadota bacterium containing:
- the gdhA gene encoding NADP-specific glutamate dehydrogenase — translated: MIDIMELIRDRDPAQGAFHQAVQEVLDSVKPVLDRNPSYRVEGVLERITEPERVIMFRVPWQDDQGEVHVNRGFRVEMNSSLGPYKGGLRFHPSVRLGIIKFLAFEQVFKNALTTLAMGGAKGGSDFNPKGRSDREVMRFCQAFMAELFRHIGPNTDIPAGDIGVGAREIGYLFGMYKKLANEFTGVITGKSLSWGGSLIRPEATGYGCVYFAAEMLATRRETFDGKVCLVSGSGNVAQFTAEKLIQFGGRVVTLSDSSGYIYDEEGIDDDKLEYVKELKNIRRGRIMEYVARYPQAVYFAVEPGRTANPLWGHKADCAFPCATENELNGLDAGNLINNGVILVCEGANMPSTPEAADLFQDRRILYAPGKAANAGGVAVSGLEMAQNSMRLNWPREEVEGRLKIIMKSIHATCLEAAEEYSAPGNYVVGANIAGFTKVVNAMLDQGLV
- a CDS encoding 2-oxoacid:acceptor oxidoreductase family protein, whose translation is MLNSPKNQDNERYEVRLSGSGGQGIILASVILAEAVAIHEGLQVSQSQSYGPEARGGRCKAEVVISRKEIDYPRVLKLDMLLAMTQEACDAYFFDFKPNGLLLVDSTFVEQLPTSRAVAIPFTRIARDEIGKVMTANMVALGAMAHFCPLVRIESVEKAVMSRAPRGTEALNRKAFQAGVAAASDTDLARLPKSIVPDQEEEV
- a CDS encoding phosphoenolpyruvate synthase/pyruvate phosphate dikinase, with the translated sequence MQYGDNKTKSLDNIHIDPGADQAESEANFKVYHDLMQKKVREILLVLSPYDAFILEEDGSLASRVIDEYHGLNLSNPPRMTNVSSGREALQIIQERPFDLVITMPMVVDMDGFTLGREIKALKSALPVVLLTHNLRAGYPLPDHIDLGGIDNFYIWTHDPDLLLALIKNVEDHLNAPADTVAAKVRIILLVEDSPHYLSYFLPFLYKEVVRQTQAVLDETLNQEHRLLKMRARPKILVAKNYEEAENIYLKFRSFIHGVISDTRFSRDGAMDDHGGRRLLSMIRKENPDLPLLLISSDSSNKAAAESIPAVFLDKNSHGLTGELHQFFLNHLGFGDFVFKMPGGKVLGSAGSLYSFEKMIADIPDESLAYHAERSHFSNWIMARAEVSMASRLREVRVSDFATIEEMRRYLVSSINSLRRFRQQGVVAGYSAHEFDSEIMDFVTIGKGTMGGKALGLAFMLSRLRLKCLKCQGEGLRVRIPRTFVITTGNFDDFVEKNNLRCFRDNDIDHEIAIAFRQAALPDELVKNLSDILDRINFPLTVRSSSTMEDSHFRPFAGLYATYMLPNNHPDHQVRLKQLSDAVKLVYASAYFSGPKAFAQSARLPGKDGMGIIIQELVGKVHGDYFYPAVSGVAMSQNYYPVGKMNPEDGVVQIALGFGKTVVEGEKSLRFSPRYPGLLPQFSTVDDILENSQRFFYALDMKESEEIGMRDSNLVRREIVTAGEERPVLLLSSTYSPEEHRIRDNQGKGLKVLTFAALLKFDDTLPRALDELLEDGRRGMGCAVEIEFAAELNDQGVPEEICFLQIRPMVTGSESFDVDITEEEISRAFCVSGQALGHGKTENIADIIVVKPERFAPGKTREIAKEIGELNRILTGSERPYLLIGPGRWGSNDPLLGIPVRWADISGVGAMIELRNETLKVDPSQGTHFFQNITSLGICYVTVTEGKDRLDWDWLSHLETIQETKFLRQVRLEEPFVMKLNGRESRCVMYLNRRA
- a CDS encoding efflux RND transporter periplasmic adaptor subunit, giving the protein MKNRLLLPEVLLLIVLIAVAGFPAFAQAEESKSENGKPSGPPPAKVVVSKISRQQVFENNSFIGTLYYDRTSHVSSEVSGLVETVAVKVGDLVKRDAQLIRIDTEMLGKEIDLKHVDIEKITLKIENAEKNYRRQESLFEKDGVSEKLYDDARFTYQDSLKEKQTAELELSKLLLAKKKSIIRAPYPGVILEKNVDSGDWVQQGRALVRIASTEDLYVRVPVSENLLTYFKAGQEVPVRIIAYDKEVPGIIEDYDPVADAQTKNVFLKVKIPAQEKVAENMSASVYVPTSEKKELAIIPRDALIKMQGQDFVYTVQDDKAAIMPVRIVTYLGNKIGADNPSFTEGMVVVVEGNERLRPDQPVVVAGEK